Proteins encoded within one genomic window of Saccharopolyspora pogona:
- a CDS encoding IS1380 family transposase codes for MRSSHSAARVSAVFDDANLVASAGLVPVMRLAERVGLSELVAEGVRVPGSEGANADAKVGSIVAGMLTGADSIDDLDVIRHGAMPKLFGGIRAPSTVGTFLRALTWGHARQVESAARECLVGLARQTPVLAGAAERTFIDADSTLGRVFGHAKQGAAFGHTKIGGHNVRLRGYHPLLTTLSTPRSAPVVAATRMRGGNAGSARGAASLVTETINLARRCGAGPGRMLFRGDSAFYVGEVVSACRAQGVEVSITVAQYPNVQRAIAGIAEDAWTAIKYPQAVWDEASQSWVSDAEIAETEFTAFASDKAHRVAGRLIVRRVKDKNHADALFPVWRYHACFTTSSQPLVEAEKTHRAHAIIEHVNDDLKHGPLAHIPSGVFSANAAWLTLAALTHNLLRAAGSLTSAFHAKARAATLRRTLINIPARVARRARSITLHLPENWPRQHDWHHLFHTTHAPPETA; via the coding sequence GTGCGATCTTCTCATAGTGCGGCGCGGGTGAGCGCGGTGTTCGACGATGCGAATCTGGTGGCTTCGGCGGGGCTGGTTCCGGTGATGCGGTTGGCCGAACGCGTCGGGTTGTCCGAGCTTGTCGCCGAGGGTGTCCGGGTTCCCGGTTCGGAGGGTGCGAATGCGGATGCGAAGGTGGGCTCGATCGTGGCCGGGATGCTCACCGGCGCCGACAGCATTGATGATCTCGATGTGATCCGGCATGGGGCGATGCCGAAGTTGTTCGGCGGGATCCGGGCACCGTCCACTGTGGGCACGTTTCTGCGTGCTTTGACGTGGGGGCATGCCCGGCAGGTGGAGTCGGCCGCGCGGGAGTGCCTGGTGGGCCTGGCCCGGCAGACTCCGGTGCTGGCCGGCGCCGCTGAGAGGACGTTCATCGATGCTGATTCCACCCTGGGCAGGGTGTTCGGCCACGCGAAGCAGGGTGCGGCGTTCGGGCACACCAAGATCGGCGGTCACAATGTGCGGCTGCGGGGTTACCACCCGCTGCTGACCACGCTGTCCACGCCCCGATCGGCGCCGGTGGTTGCCGCCACGAGGATGCGTGGCGGCAACGCCGGCTCGGCGCGGGGTGCGGCGTCGTTGGTCACCGAGACGATCAACCTTGCACGGCGGTGCGGCGCCGGGCCGGGCCGGATGCTGTTTCGCGGTGATTCCGCCTTCTACGTAGGCGAAGTCGTCTCCGCCTGCCGGGCGCAAGGTGTGGAGGTGTCGATCACGGTGGCGCAGTATCCGAACGTGCAGCGCGCGATCGCCGGCATCGCCGAGGACGCGTGGACGGCGATCAAGTATCCCCAGGCCGTCTGGGACGAGGCCAGCCAGTCCTGGGTCAGTGACGCCGAGATCGCGGAAACCGAATTCACCGCCTTCGCCAGCGATAAAGCCCATCGGGTGGCTGGTCGGTTGATCGTGCGCCGGGTCAAAGACAAAAACCACGCTGATGCCCTGTTTCCCGTCTGGCGGTATCACGCCTGCTTCACCACCAGCAGCCAGCCGCTGGTCGAGGCGGAGAAAACCCACCGTGCGCACGCGATCATCGAACATGTCAACGACGACCTCAAACACGGCCCGCTGGCCCACATCCCATCCGGGGTCTTCAGCGCCAACGCCGCCTGGCTGACGCTGGCCGCCCTGACCCACAACCTGCTGCGCGCCGCAGGCAGTCTGACCAGTGCTTTCCACGCCAAAGCCCGCGCCGCGACCCTGCGCCGCACACTGATCAACATCCCGGCACGGGTGGCCCGACGAGCCCGCTCGATCACACTGCACCTCCCGGAAAACTGGCCCCGCCAACACGACTGGCACCACCTGTTCCACACCACCCACGCCCCACCCGAAACAGCCTGA
- the glpK gene encoding glycerol kinase GlpK, which produces MASYVAAIDQGTTSTRCMIFDHSGRVVTVDQMEHRQIFPKAGWVEHDPNEIWQNTRQVCASALAKADLVASDIAACGITNQRETSVVWEKATGKPVYNAIVWQDTRTDEIVNSLASGEGGQNRYQSKTGLPLATYFSGPKVKWILDNVDGARERAEKGELLFGNMDTWVLWNSTGGPDGGLHITDPTNASRTLLMDLERLEWDAGICAEIGVPTAMLPEIRSSSEVYGKFRERGVFGGIPIAGILGDQQAATFGQACLSPGEAKNTYGTGNFVLLNTGTERVISQNGLLTTVGYKIGSNDTVYCLEGSIAVTGSLVQWLRDNLGIIATAPEIEQLARSVDDNGGAYFVPAFSGLFAPHWRSDARGAIVGLTRYVNRGHLARAVLEATAFQTREVIEAMNADSGVPLKSLKVDGGMVVNELLMQFQADILGVPVIRPVVAETTALGAAYAAGLAVGFWTSEEDIRSNWAKDKQWDPQMPTELREKQYHQWQKAVTKTFDWVS; this is translated from the coding sequence ATGGCCTCGTACGTCGCCGCCATCGATCAGGGAACCACGTCGACGCGGTGCATGATCTTCGACCACTCCGGCCGAGTCGTGACCGTCGACCAGATGGAGCACCGGCAGATCTTCCCCAAAGCCGGCTGGGTCGAGCACGACCCGAACGAGATCTGGCAGAACACCCGGCAGGTCTGCGCGAGCGCGCTGGCCAAGGCCGACCTGGTGGCCTCGGACATCGCGGCCTGCGGCATCACCAACCAGCGGGAAACCTCCGTGGTTTGGGAGAAGGCCACCGGCAAGCCGGTCTACAACGCGATCGTCTGGCAGGACACCCGCACCGACGAGATCGTCAACTCGCTGGCGTCCGGCGAAGGCGGCCAGAACCGGTACCAGAGCAAGACCGGCCTTCCGCTGGCGACCTACTTCTCCGGCCCCAAGGTGAAGTGGATCCTGGACAATGTGGACGGTGCCCGGGAGCGCGCCGAGAAGGGCGAGCTGCTGTTCGGCAACATGGACACCTGGGTGCTGTGGAACAGCACCGGTGGCCCGGACGGCGGGCTGCACATCACCGACCCGACGAACGCCTCCCGAACGTTGCTGATGGACCTGGAGCGGCTCGAATGGGACGCCGGTATCTGCGCCGAGATCGGGGTGCCTACGGCGATGCTGCCGGAGATCCGGTCCTCGTCGGAGGTGTACGGGAAGTTCCGGGAACGCGGCGTGTTCGGGGGAATCCCGATCGCCGGCATCCTCGGCGACCAGCAGGCCGCCACCTTCGGGCAGGCCTGCCTGTCGCCCGGTGAGGCCAAGAACACCTACGGCACCGGCAACTTCGTGCTGCTCAACACCGGGACCGAGCGGGTGATCAGCCAGAACGGCCTGTTGACCACGGTCGGCTACAAGATCGGCAGCAACGACACGGTGTACTGCCTGGAGGGTTCCATCGCGGTCACCGGGTCGCTGGTGCAGTGGCTGCGGGACAACCTCGGCATCATCGCCACCGCCCCGGAGATCGAACAGCTCGCCCGCAGCGTCGACGACAACGGTGGCGCGTACTTCGTGCCCGCGTTCTCCGGGTTGTTCGCCCCGCACTGGCGCTCCGACGCGCGCGGCGCGATCGTCGGCCTGACCCGGTACGTCAACCGCGGCCACCTGGCCCGCGCGGTGCTGGAGGCCACGGCGTTCCAGACCCGCGAGGTGATCGAGGCCATGAACGCCGACTCCGGCGTGCCGTTGAAGTCGCTGAAGGTGGACGGCGGCATGGTGGTCAACGAGCTGCTGATGCAGTTCCAGGCCGACATCCTCGGCGTCCCGGTGATCCGCCCGGTGGTCGCCGAGACCACCGCGCTCGGCGCGGCCTACGCGGCGGGCCTCGCGGTCGGCTTCTGGACCAGCGAGGAGGACATCCGCTCGAACTGGGCCAAGGACAAGCAGTGGGACCCGCAGATGCCGACGGAGCTCCGCGAAAAGCAGTACCACCAGTGGCAGAAAGCGGTTACGAAGACCTTCGACTGGGTGTCCTAA
- a CDS encoding MIP/aquaporin family protein, whose translation MSLGEIFLWEMMGTAILTLLGCGVVANTVLRKNRGYEGGFLLVNFGWGFAVFAGASVAAPSNAHINPAVTLGLAVNGQVPWSEVPVYIIAQLVGGTLGAILCWAAYKLQFDTHDDPANTLGVFATSPTVPNAPWNLITEIIGTFVLVFWIILSPQAGVGETPGVPSFGNAALGYAAVAFIVIGIGNSLGGPTGYAINPARDLGPRIAYAILPIRRKGSADWGYSWIPIAGPVLGGVLAGLLALALPIS comes from the coding sequence ATGAGTCTTGGTGAGATCTTCCTCTGGGAGATGATGGGGACGGCAATACTCACCCTGTTAGGTTGCGGCGTCGTTGCGAACACCGTGCTGCGCAAGAACCGTGGCTACGAAGGCGGTTTCTTGCTCGTCAACTTCGGTTGGGGTTTCGCGGTTTTCGCCGGCGCGAGCGTTGCGGCGCCGTCCAACGCGCACATCAACCCAGCGGTGACGCTCGGGCTCGCGGTCAACGGCCAAGTCCCGTGGTCGGAAGTTCCCGTCTACATCATCGCGCAGCTCGTCGGTGGCACGCTGGGCGCGATTCTCTGCTGGGCCGCCTACAAGCTGCAGTTCGACACCCACGACGACCCGGCGAACACCCTCGGCGTCTTCGCCACCAGCCCGACCGTGCCGAACGCGCCGTGGAATCTAATCACCGAGATCATCGGCACGTTCGTGCTGGTCTTCTGGATCATCCTCAGCCCGCAGGCGGGTGTCGGCGAAACGCCCGGCGTGCCGTCGTTCGGCAACGCGGCGCTCGGTTACGCCGCGGTCGCCTTCATCGTAATCGGAATCGGAAACTCGCTCGGCGGACCGACCGGGTACGCCATCAACCCCGCACGCGACCTCGGGCCGCGCATCGCCTACGCGATCCTGCCGATCCGCCGCAAAGGCTCCGCCGACTGGGGCTACTCCTGGATTCCGATCGCCGGCCCGGTCCTCGGTGGCGTGCTGGCCGGCCTGCTGGCGCTGGCACTGCCCATCAGCTGA
- a CDS encoding DeoR/GlpR family DNA-binding transcription regulator gives MSGRRPSGKQQDRRRKITELVMAKGNMRIDDLVETVGASAMTVYRDLADLESQGLVHRNRGYVSAASSLLYEAASEYRLQQNTAEKEEIARAAAELIEPGQALVLDDSTTGVYLARLLPERAPATVVTNHRGVFGELAGVPGISLICVGGDYLPWADAFVGGMALEALRNLRVDLAIMSVSAVTDGICCYPQQEMVQIKKAMLASARRRVLYVDHTKFRRRALHAVAPVEDFDVVIVDSQTTRADIEVLRNRGVRVEQAGNARSAEPGTKGAGRA, from the coding sequence ATGTCCGGTCGACGCCCGTCGGGGAAGCAGCAGGACCGGCGGCGCAAGATCACCGAGCTGGTCATGGCGAAAGGCAACATGCGGATCGACGATCTTGTCGAGACCGTCGGAGCCAGCGCGATGACGGTGTACCGGGACCTCGCCGACCTCGAATCGCAGGGGCTGGTGCACCGCAACCGCGGCTACGTTTCCGCGGCTTCTTCGCTGCTTTACGAGGCAGCGTCGGAATACCGGTTGCAGCAGAACACCGCGGAGAAGGAAGAAATCGCCCGGGCCGCGGCGGAACTGATCGAGCCGGGGCAGGCGCTGGTGCTCGACGATTCGACGACCGGCGTGTACCTGGCCCGGCTGCTGCCGGAACGCGCGCCGGCGACCGTCGTCACCAATCACCGCGGGGTGTTCGGCGAACTCGCCGGGGTTCCGGGCATCAGCCTGATCTGCGTGGGCGGCGACTACCTGCCGTGGGCCGACGCGTTCGTCGGCGGGATGGCGCTGGAGGCGTTGCGGAACCTGCGCGTAGACCTGGCGATCATGTCGGTCTCCGCCGTGACCGACGGGATCTGCTGCTACCCGCAGCAGGAAATGGTGCAGATCAAGAAGGCCATGCTGGCCTCGGCGCGGCGGCGGGTGCTCTACGTCGACCACACCAAGTTCCGCCGGCGAGCGCTGCACGCGGTCGCTCCGGTCGAGGACTTCGACGTCGTGATTGTGGATTCGCAGACGACGCGCGCCGATATCGAGGTCCTGCGCAACCGCGGCGTGCGGGTCGAGCAGGCAGGAAATGCGCGGAGTGCCGAACCGGGCACGAAGGGTGCAGGTCGGGCATGA